The proteins below come from a single Branchiostoma floridae strain S238N-H82 chromosome 5, Bfl_VNyyK, whole genome shotgun sequence genomic window:
- the LOC118415334 gene encoding protein sel-1 homolog 3-like translates to MAAPAVFWTIIFATLLASSQQQQPRRVGTTASRQMSMVVDKKSLTEQDFVRVLNAPEFFTATPDLQVPVEYRCSKDRILGLDVRASSLVRNNVDIFKFRWQCEKTSGQHKVRTVSVKLPDTVLYREDRLVRRAVFVTSMELRVWLIDKSLWTQYKMNHYVRSLAKVSYPMKSVPPYSRPPKDHKLCWRWDVDIIDRFADNFKYANCSLEPEVVDFFTFPVAFGGHKRGVVKELPKFKDLTLRKRMGEIATRPRWTLSVWVYLQKYCSMNLCGIYHKAAVDDFYLTPVLFVTDTGHLFVQVSMVPQQLHAVLSVFKLPLHQWFRLDFTLDGSYFNSTVTYGPNLTKQYFMEDRFPRTVYFDDFSGRHVFGGTDVGLQAIKGFMAHARIYRTHVVQHDVIPIPPASDAMFAIELPQEYKNCEGFKAYTNVKLRHYKILKEDVLRRRVCLSFYAEKMKKYRRGYVDPETVCPVYAGPASQEYVTTNALIRKQVAKYARIYSLHDKDLSDHLYQKAIDTVDVEGLRGVVSSIPMLRQSACLRGGKAAYLLSVLYTTGAGVKADQVRAWRYGLLAAQLSGKLGLMSLAHKHHFGYDGYPIDDDIAYIYYKNIADQTQKDRDEHVEDDVFTETIRLTDTNALKEITNENDDLFLWLKFQAKKGVTDAQAAMARMLFWGQQGIKRNLQAAFRYYEMHAQQEPKNPEALYDYGIIMLKGQGTEKNVKKAMSTLNKSAELGSPAAINALGWYALNHEGNATKAAHYFHQADRKGNHDAAHNLGHLYWSGGYPGLKKPDRGKAFECYWRAAQRGHIEGSIQAAMMFYNGYGLQERNAYNGAIWARFIAEMSPELGKTLRNGLLAFRQKNWSKSLLFYLLAAEAGLEQGEFNMAYLCEENPEGLAENFIEKDCKWKYYNLSTLAEWPSSYAQIKMGDFHWYGCGGKRDVSSAVKMYAKAAVQQDPQGLYNLAYLVGEGVEIENMTLLKIGIDPVHKTSNVSLMSEFYSRCRESRNSDAFIPCSLALARVQLFDIWQKYQGVLKMSSVLGVAMVTSLTAFAVHAHIRANRQDVDTV, encoded by the exons atggcggcgcccgcTGTGTTTTGGACGATAATCTTTGCCACTCTGTTGGCCtcgtcacaacaacaacaaccccgAAGAGTAGGCACGACAGCCTCGCGACAAATGTCCATGGTCGTGGACAAGAAATCCCTAACAGAACAGGACTTCGTGCGAGTGTTGAACGCGCCGGAGTTTTTCACCGCCACCCCGGACCTACAGGTACCAGTCGAATACCGCTGTAGCAAGGACCGAATCCTCGGTCTGGACGTACGGGCAAGCTCGCTCGTGCGAAACAACGTAGACATCTTCAAATTCAGGTGGCAATGCGAAAAGACTTCGGGGCAACACAAAGTCCGAACGGTAAGCGTGAAGCTCCCAGACACCGTGCTTTACAGAGAAGACCGCCTGGTTCGGAGAGCCGTTTTTGTGACTTCGATGGAGCTGCGGGTCTGGCTTATAGACAAGTCGCTGTGGactcagtacaaaatgaaccatTACGTTAGATCATTGGCTAAAGTCAGCTACCCTATGAAGTCCGTCCCCCCTTACTCCAGACCCCCGAAAGACCACAAACTATGCTGGAGATGGGACGTTGACATTATTGACAGGTTTGCAGACAACTTTAAGTACGCGAACTGTTCGCTGGAACCCGAAGTGGTCGACTTCTTCACCTTTCCCGTGGCTTTCGGCGGGCACAAACGCGGGGTGGTCAAGGAACTGCCCAAGTTTAAGGACCTTACTCTGAGGAAACGCATGGGAGAAATCGCCACAAGGCCGAG ATGGACGTTGAGTGTGTGGGTGTACCTGCAGAAGTACTGCAGTATGAACCTGTGCGGGATCTACCACAAGGCGGCTGTGGACGACTTCTACCTCACTCCGGTTCTCTTCGTCACCGACACCGGACACCTGTTTGTGCAG GTATCAATGGTTCCGCAACAGCTGCACGCGGTGCTGTCAGTTTTCAAACTCCCCCTCCACCAATGGTTTCGCCTTGATTTCACCCTGGACGGCAGCTACTTCAACAGCACGGTGACTTACGGACCGAACCTGACCAAACAGTACTTCATGGAGGACCGCTTCCCGAGAACCGTCTACTTCGACGACTTCAGCGGCCGCCATGTTTTCGGCGGGACGGACGTCGGTCTGCAGGCCATCAAGGGCTTCATGGCTCACGCGAGAATTTACCGAACTCACGTGGTTCAGCATGACGTCATACCCATCCCTCCCGCAAGCGACGCCATGTTTGCAATCGAGTTGCCACAGGAGTACAAGAACTGTGAGGGATTCAAGGCATACACAAACGTGAAGCTACGGCATTACAAGATTCTGAAAGAAGACGTTTTGAGAAGGAGAGTCTGTTTAAGTTTCTATGCAGAGAAGATGAAGAAGTATCGCCGTGGATATGTTGACCCTGAAACGGTCTGCCCCGTCTATGCCGGTCCCGCCAGTCAGGAATATGTGACGACGAACGCGCTCATTAGAAAACAAGTTGCAAAGTATGCTCGCATCTACAGTCTTCACGATAAGGACTTGTCTGATCATCTATACCAGAAAGCCATCGATACCGTTGACGTGGAGGGACTGAGAGGGGTCGTGAGTTCTATCCCCATGCTGCGGCAGTCTGCGTGCCTGCGAGGAGGGAAGGCGGCGTACCTGTTGTCAGTGCTGTACACCACTGGCGCCGGCGTCAAGGCCGACCAGGTCCGGGCCTGGAGGTACGGCCTCCTCGCCGCCCAGCTCAGCGGCAAGCTCGGCCTGATGTCGCTCGCGCACAAGCACCACTTCGGGTACGACGGCTACCCGATCGACGACGACATCGCCTACATCTACTACAAGAACATCGCCGACCAGACGCAGAAGGATCGCGACGAGCACGTCGAAGACGACGTCTTCACCGAGACCATCCGCCTCACCGACACCAACGCCCTGAAGGAGATCACCAACGAAAATGACGACCTCTTCCTGTGGCTGAAATTCCAGGCTAAGAAGGGAGTTACCGACGCCCAGGCCGCCATGGCGCGGATGCTTTTCTGGGGACAGCAGGGCATTAAGCGAAACCTTCAGGCCGCCTTCCGTTACTACGAAATGCACGCGCAGCAAGAACCGAAGAACCCAGAGGCTCTGTACGACTATGGCATCATCATGTTGAAGGGACAAGGTACGGAGAAGAACGTGAAGAAAGCCATGAGCACCTTGAACAAGTCCGCAGAGCTAGGCAGTCCCGCCGCCATCAACGCCCTGGGGTGGTACGCGCTCAACCACGAGGGGAACGCCACCAAAGCGGCCCACTACTTCCACCAGGCCGACCGGAAGGGAAACCACGATGCCGCACACAACCTCGGTCATCTGTACTGGTCCGGGGGCTACCCTGGCCTGAAGAAACCCGACAGGGGGAAAGCGTTCGAGTGTTACTGGCGGGCTGCGCAGAGGGGGCACATCGAGGGATCCATCCAGGCCGCCATGATGTTTTATAACGGGTACGGTCTGCAAGAGAGAAACGCGTATAACGGCGCCATCTGGGCCAGGTTCATCGCTGAAATGAGTCCCGAGCTCGGCAAAACTTTGCGTAACGGCCTGCTGGCGTTTCGGCAAAAGAACTGGTCCAAATCGCTGCTCTTCTACCTTCTCGCTGCGGAGGCGGGTTTGGAGCAAGGGGAATTCAATATGGCGTACCTCTGCGAAGAAAATCCCGAGGGACTAGCCGAAAATTTCATCGAGAAGGACTGCAAGTGGAAATACTACAACCTGTCCACGCTAGCAGAGTGGCCAAGCTCGTACGCGCAAATCAAGATGGGCGATTTTCATTGGTACGGATGCGGTGGCAAACGCGACGTGTCGTCCGCCGTAAAAATGTACGCGAAGGCAGCGGTACAACAAGACCCCCAGGGGCTGTACAATCTTGCTTACCTCGTTGGAGAGGGGGTAGAAATCGAAAACATGACACTTCTAAAAATAGGTATAGATCCAGTACACAAGACAAGCAACGTCTCTCTTATGTCGGAATTCTACAGTCGCTGCCGCGAGTCCAGAAACTCTGACGCCTTCATCCCCTGTTCGCTGGCTTTGGCGCGAGTCCAGCTCTTCGACATCTGGCAAAAGTACCAAGGTGTCCTCAAAATGTCCAGCGTCCTtggcgttgccatggtaacgtcTCTAACGGCGTTTGCCGTCCATGCACATATAAGGGCAAATAGACAAGACGTCGATACAGTATAA